Proteins from one Acropora muricata isolate sample 2 chromosome 9, ASM3666990v1, whole genome shotgun sequence genomic window:
- the LOC136927991 gene encoding uncharacterized protein: MVKDKVLIKSRTNDKWQGVQGEIRRKDINPDGPLDIGKKVRVKFGQRCYDAVFTELWRPKSKGNETSEQDLEDLEDNVPLKELVRRESAQPENVSATERKCYEEYIGKTSERLQTKQEETVREKSAPKGKDIVAKGKTDCRENVILDLVDITKQHQTGGAKEGASKGKLDITSVQSGKADPPQPGQRLDL, translated from the exons ATGGTGAAGGACAAAGTTCTTATCAAATCGCGCACGAATGACAAATGGCAAGGAGTTCAGGGAGAAATAAGGAGAAAGGACATCAATCCAGATGGGCCATTAGACATTGGTAAAAAAGTTCGAGTTAAATTTGGCCAACGATGTTATGATGCTGTTTTCACAGAATTATGGAGACCAAAAAGCAAAG GCAATGAAACATCAGAGCAAGATTTGGAAGACTTGGAGGACAACGTGCCACTGAAAGAATTAGTTAGGAGGGAATCGGCCCAACCTGAGAATGTGTCTGCAACAGAAAGAAAGTGTTATGAAGAATACATCGGGAAAACAAGTGAAAGATTACAAACGAAGCAAGAGGAAACTGTAAGAGAGAAATCTGCACCAAAAGGAAAGGATATTGTTGCCAAGGGCAAGACAGATTGCAGAGAAAATGTGATCCTTGATTTGGTGGACATCACGAAACAGCATCAGACGGGCGGTGCAAAAGAAGGGGCAAGCAAAGGAAAACTTGACATCACTTCTGTACAAAGCGGGAAGGCAGATCCACCACAACCCGGACAGCGGCTCGATTTGTGA